Within Gilvibacter sp. SZ-19, the genomic segment TGGCCTGTTTGGTCTTCGGATGGATGGAGTTGTCAGAGACCGGAGGTTTGGCCAATGGATTTGCACCAGAGCGTTTACAGGTAATCGATTTTAATCTCGGAATAGGACAGGGGCAAGAGTACGGATTCTGGCCCATGCTTATTGGAGGCTTTTTCTTGTATGTGTCTTACTACGGCTGTGATCAGACGCAGGCCCAGCGCATGCTGTCCGCTAAGAACGAAAAGACCATTCGTCAATTACTTTTGGCAAATGGCTTGTTGCGCTTTCCGGTAGTTTTGGTCTATTGTATCATGGGACTCATCATTGGGGCTTTAGTAAGCAGCTCTCCGGATTTTATGGCAGAGTTGGTGGCCGTTACAGAAAAGCATTTTCCGGCAGCGGCCGCAAATAATGGGATCAACACTGACCTAATGATCCCGGTCTTTATAATAAAGTACTTACCGCATGGTATCATCGGACTATTAATGGTGGCAATTCTGTCTGCAGCCATGAGCTCGCTGAGTTCAACGGTAAATTCGCTCTCTGCAGTAAGCGTAGAAGATTTCTTTAATCGCGGTAAACGTAAACTCGAAGGAGCTGCATACATGCGCACCTCCAAGTTAATGGTCTTGTTCTGGGGTATCGTTTGTATTTCCTGTTCGTTCTTGTTTGGTGGCAGTAAGAGTACGGTAATTGAGATCATCAACGCAATTGGCTCTGTATTCTACGGTCCTGTTCTGGTAACCTTTTTGCTCGCCATTTTCTCTAAAAAGGTCAACCATATAGGTATGAATGCCGGTATCATTGTCGCGGTTTTGGTGAATCTGATCTTCTCCTCGACCATGCAAGAGATCTTTAATTACGATATCGGTGTTGAGATCTTCTGGATCTGGCTCAACTTTACTGGTGTGGTGATCACCTTGGTGGTGGCCTATCTGGTTTCTGCCTTAACCAAGAAAATCGAAGTAAAAGAAGGCATTCCATTTCAAATAAAACGCAGTGACATCATGCAGAAAGAGACCTATATCTTGGTCGGATTCTTAATTGTCATAGTGGTGTTCAGTTATTTTGTTCCAGATATTTTTGGCCTATAGATGAAAGTATTGATCATTCCAGATGGCTTTAAAGATAGTTTGGAGGCAGCTCAGGTTGCCCAGGCTATAAAGGAAGGCATATACCAAGCCAACGAACACACCCAAGTATTCGAACTTTTGGCCTCAGACGGCGGCGATGGTTTTTTAAAGGTCATTAGGTATTACAAGCCAAAATTGGAAGTTGTAAAAACTGCTACTGCAGATCCTCTTGGGAGATCTATAGAGGCTTCATACCTCTATGATAACGATACGGCAACCGCTTATATAGAGCTGGCCGCGGCTTCTGGAATCGAGTTATTAAGCAAGCAGGAGCGCCGGGTAATGGAAACCTCGACTCTGGGCACAGGCAAGCTGTTAGAATCCGCTATAGAAAAAGGCGCAAAACACATTTATGTAGGCTTGGGTGGATCTGCAACCAATGACGCCGGTATGGGAATAGCCCAGGCCTTAGACTGGCAGTTTTTAGATATTGATGGGAAGCCCTTGTATCCCTGCGGAGGAAGTCTGAATTTGGTCGCACAGGTCATTCCACCAAAAGATCCGAAGACCAAAGGGATACAGATAATAGCGGTAAATGATGTACAGAATCCACTTTTTGGACCGCAAGGCGCAGCCTATACCTATGCAAAACAAAAAGGCGCTAGCCCGCTGCAAATAGAACTTTTAGATTCTGGCCTAAAGCATTTAAACTCGCTGGTTTCGGAGGTAATTGGAAAGGACCTAGGCGAGGTTTCCGGAACAGGAGCTGCCGGTGGAACAGCTTATGGTCTTAAGGCGTTTTTAAATGCAGCCTTCGAGCCAGGCACGCCTTTTATGCTCAAATTGAGCGGCTTTCACGAAATTCTCGACACCCATGAAATCGATCTCATAATCACAGGCGAAGGAAGTATTGATCATCAAACCAAACACGGAAAGCTGATCAGTGGGGTAGTGCAAGTTGCCTCATCTTATAATGTGCCGGTTTATGCTATTTGCGGCCGATGTTTTCTAGACCAGAACGGAATTGCAGAGCTAGGATTGGCAGCGGTTGAAGAGCTCTACAGGCCCGAGCAACCAGAAGGTTATAGTTTTACTCATGCTGAGTCGCTTGTAACACAAAGAGCTACGAGTATAATAGCAGGATTATAGGTCTTCTATTACTATGGTCGAGGTGTTCTGCTGGACCAATGCAAAATAACCCAAGGCAAAATTCTGCTCGTTTTCTACATTGTCTACAGTCTCGTCATTGTCAATGTCTGTAGCGTTAATAAAGTTTCCGCGAACCGTTAGTGTTGGAGTCTGAAATGGGTTCAGATCGTCCTCACTTTGTTCGATGAGTTGATTCATATAGTTGTAAAACTCCTGATCGGCCCCTAGGATAGAAATAGGAAGCTCAGTGCCAACTTCAAACGGATCGTCATAGAACCATGAAAACACAAATTGTTGGTCTTGGTAGAAGGTATCTTCTGTGGCCAGGAACTCTCCGAAGCCAAAATCGAAGATGTAAAAATTGTCTTCTCCGGCAATATCGGTAAAGGTGACTTCGATCTCTTGGTCGTCATCGTCGAACACAAAACCATCTCCTTGTTCCAGCTGATCGATCTGAGGAGCAGCCACAAAACTCGCTTCGGCCAAATAGAATTGATCTTCAAAATCGATCTGCAAGAGCCAACGGTCCTGCATTAAAAGATCGGTTTGTAATGATTTGACGTAAACACCTGGCTCGGTTTCGTTAAAGACCACGGCGTCTGGTAGCGGATTATCTAGATTGCTAATGGTTATTTGTTGCAAATTGGCCGGAGGAATGGTCTCAAAAAAACCGTTGGTCTCTCCGACTACCACGCGCATTTCCGTTATTGCAGATGCTGTATCTATTCGGATCAATGCGTCTATGATCAATCGACGATCTCCTGTTGGGGTATCTACTTCGATCACGTCTTCGCAACTGTGCATAAAGGGTAGCGTAAAGAATGTAAGAAGAATAAAATATAGGCTGCCTCGAGTCATAGGTCTATTTAATAATTACTGTTTGTTTATACTCCTGAACCACAGCAAAGTAGCCCAAAGGAAAATTGGTTTCTAGATTTGCCTCGCTTAAATCGCTTATGGTTTCAATGTCTGAGGCATTCAAAATATTGCCTCGTACCGTGACTGCTGGGGTGTCAAACAGATCAAGTTCGTCTTCGGTTTGTTCCAAAAGTTTTTCCATGTATTGGTAAAAATCGGAAGTGGCTCCTAAAATACTAACGGTAAGAGTAGTGCCAGATTCAAGTTGCTCGTCGTAGAAGAACGAGAACTCAAAGGCTTGACCGTCGTAGAATTGATCGCGGGTTGGTTGAAATTCGTTCAAGTCAAAATCCAACAAATAATAATTATCAACCTCCGCCGGATCGGTAAACCCAATGATCAGTTCGGTTTCATTGTCCTGCGGCCCACCTGGACCTTGCTCTAAAGTATCTATTGGTACAGCATAAGCAAAATCGGTAAAACCGGCGAAAATCTGTCCATTGTAGTCAATAGCGATAAAAAGATCTTCTTGCATGAGTTGCGAGGTGGGGACATCCCTAGCGTATATTCCAGAGCCTGGAGATTCTTCCAAAAGAATAGCTCCGGCCAAGGTGATCTGATCTAAAGTCACAGGTTGAGGTTCATCAAAGAAAGAAGCCGTCTCACTTACCTTTACCCGAACCGGAGTAACGGCCTGGGTAGTGTCTACCCGTATCAGTGCCTCAATGATAAGTCTTGGTTCCTCAGAAGGCACTTCCACCTCAATGACATCTTCACAAGAGGCGATTATTCCCATGCCCGTCAGCAGCAACAAAAATCGCAACTGTAGTCTAAATGAATATGTCTTTGTGAAGAACATTTTAGAATTTAAAATTATAAGTCACAGAAGGTATGATCCCAAAGATCGAGGTGCGAACCGCTTCATTGACCCCAGTATCTTGATTTCGTCTAAAGTTGATAGCTGCCGCATTGCGTCTGTTGTAGAGATTGTAAATGCTAAACACCCATTCTCCTTGCCATCTTCTGCCTGCCTTGGGCTTTGGTTTAAGAGTTGCCGACACATCGATCCTGTGAAAATCAGGTAG encodes:
- a CDS encoding sodium/solute symporter (Members of the Solute:Sodium Symporter (SSS), TC 2.A.21 as described in tcdb.org, catalyze solute:Na+ symport. Known solutes for members of the family include sugars, amino acids, nucleosides, inositols, vitamins, urea or anions, depending on the system.) — translated: MNVYDYLIVAAYIIFFLGMGYFFKNNKNSTDYFLGGRSMGWFPLSLSTMATQLSAISFISAPAFVGIKMGGGMKWLTFEFAVPLAMLFIMLLVIPPLFRSGVVSIYEFVERRFSASTRMTLSVVFQLSRALATGVMVYTIALIIQAVLDIDKGYTILIISVITIIYSWQGGMKAVVWGDAIQMILLFGGLVACLVFGWMELSETGGLANGFAPERLQVIDFNLGIGQGQEYGFWPMLIGGFFLYVSYYGCDQTQAQRMLSAKNEKTIRQLLLANGLLRFPVVLVYCIMGLIIGALVSSSPDFMAELVAVTEKHFPAAAANNGINTDLMIPVFIIKYLPHGIIGLLMVAILSAAMSSLSSTVNSLSAVSVEDFFNRGKRKLEGAAYMRTSKLMVLFWGIVCISCSFLFGGSKSTVIEIINAIGSVFYGPVLVTFLLAIFSKKVNHIGMNAGIIVAVLVNLIFSSTMQEIFNYDIGVEIFWIWLNFTGVVITLVVAYLVSALTKKIEVKEGIPFQIKRSDIMQKETYILVGFLIVIVVFSYFVPDIFGL
- a CDS encoding glycerate kinase → MKVLIIPDGFKDSLEAAQVAQAIKEGIYQANEHTQVFELLASDGGDGFLKVIRYYKPKLEVVKTATADPLGRSIEASYLYDNDTATAYIELAAASGIELLSKQERRVMETSTLGTGKLLESAIEKGAKHIYVGLGGSATNDAGMGIAQALDWQFLDIDGKPLYPCGGSLNLVAQVIPPKDPKTKGIQIIAVNDVQNPLFGPQGAAYTYAKQKGASPLQIELLDSGLKHLNSLVSEVIGKDLGEVSGTGAAGGTAYGLKAFLNAAFEPGTPFMLKLSGFHEILDTHEIDLIITGEGSIDHQTKHGKLISGVVQVASSYNVPVYAICGRCFLDQNGIAELGLAAVEELYRPEQPEGYSFTHAESLVTQRATSIIAGL
- a CDS encoding DUF4249 family protein codes for the protein MTRGSLYFILLTFFTLPFMHSCEDVIEVDTPTGDRRLIIDALIRIDTASAITEMRVVVGETNGFFETIPPANLQQITISNLDNPLPDAVVFNETEPGVYVKSLQTDLLMQDRWLLQIDFEDQFYLAEASFVAAPQIDQLEQGDGFVFDDDDQEIEVTFTDIAGEDNFYIFDFGFGEFLATEDTFYQDQQFVFSWFYDDPFEVGTELPISILGADQEFYNYMNQLIEQSEDDLNPFQTPTLTVRGNFINATDIDNDETVDNVENEQNFALGYFALVQQNTSTIVIEDL
- a CDS encoding DUF4249 family protein, with translation MFFTKTYSFRLQLRFLLLLTGMGIIASCEDVIEVEVPSEEPRLIIEALIRVDTTQAVTPVRVKVSETASFFDEPQPVTLDQITLAGAILLEESPGSGIYARDVPTSQLMQEDLFIAIDYNGQIFAGFTDFAYAVPIDTLEQGPGGPQDNETELIIGFTDPAEVDNYYLLDFDLNEFQPTRDQFYDGQAFEFSFFYDEQLESGTTLTVSILGATSDFYQYMEKLLEQTEDELDLFDTPAVTVRGNILNASDIETISDLSEANLETNFPLGYFAVVQEYKQTVIIK